A single genomic interval of Streptomyces sp. 1222.5 harbors:
- the pstA gene encoding phosphate ABC transporter permease PstA, with the protein MSTAAVSHKRHSTLRGASLPKWSPWAIAAGSLALGIGISLAAGLHSSVQWVLIAAVLFVLGTYVIAARVEGRRQAKDRIATSLVWVAFVVAVVPLVSLIWVTVARGVKVLDVYFLTHSMGVVADTEPGGGIYHAIIGSLEQVGLATLIGAPIGVLTAIYLVEYGRGKLAKAVTFFVDVMTGIPSIVAGLFILSLMLIFQMQPFGFAGSLALAILMMPVVVRSTEEMLKLVPNELREASLALGVPKWRTILKVVLPTSIGGITTGIMLAVARIAGETAPVLLLVFGNPFINNNPFEGAQASLPLYIYQQFANSAGSGAAYDRAWAASLALIAFVMILNLLARGIARWKAPKTGR; encoded by the coding sequence ATGAGCACCGCAGCCGTCAGCCACAAGCGTCACAGCACCCTGCGCGGCGCCAGCCTGCCGAAGTGGTCGCCCTGGGCGATCGCCGCCGGCTCGCTCGCCCTCGGCATCGGCATCTCGCTGGCCGCCGGACTGCACAGCAGCGTCCAGTGGGTCCTGATCGCCGCCGTCCTGTTCGTCCTCGGTACGTACGTGATCGCCGCGCGCGTCGAGGGCCGCCGACAGGCCAAGGACCGCATCGCGACCAGCCTCGTCTGGGTGGCCTTCGTGGTCGCCGTGGTGCCGCTGGTCTCCCTGATCTGGGTGACCGTCGCACGCGGTGTGAAGGTCCTCGACGTCTACTTCCTGACCCACTCGATGGGTGTCGTCGCCGACACCGAGCCCGGCGGCGGCATCTACCACGCCATCATCGGCAGCCTGGAGCAGGTCGGCCTCGCCACCCTGATCGGCGCCCCGATCGGCGTGCTCACCGCGATCTACCTGGTGGAGTACGGGCGGGGCAAGCTCGCCAAGGCGGTCACCTTCTTCGTCGACGTCATGACGGGCATCCCGTCGATCGTCGCGGGTCTGTTCATCCTCAGCCTGATGCTCATCTTCCAGATGCAGCCGTTCGGCTTCGCCGGTTCGCTGGCCCTGGCCATCCTGATGATGCCGGTCGTCGTCCGCTCCACCGAGGAGATGCTCAAGCTCGTCCCGAACGAGCTGCGCGAGGCCTCCCTGGCCCTCGGTGTGCCGAAGTGGCGCACGATCCTGAAGGTGGTCCTGCCGACCTCCATCGGCGGCATCACCACCGGCATCATGCTGGCGGTCGCCCGTATCGCCGGTGAGACCGCGCCCGTGCTGCTGCTGGTCTTCGGCAACCCGTTCATCAACAACAACCCCTTCGAGGGTGCGCAGGCGTCGCTGCCGCTGTACATCTACCAGCAGTTCGCGAACAGCGCGGGTAGCGGTGCGGCGTACGACCGTGCGTGGGCGGCCTCGCTCGCGCTGATCGCCTTCG